Proteins co-encoded in one Bacteroidales bacterium genomic window:
- a CDS encoding MG2 domain-containing protein, whose amino-acid sequence MDKKKIILIGIITFLIAFTIYLISRASTQSIIKVNPAFKEYVAAFTSGIISTESSIKVRMNFDVADSSMFEKPTEEELFDFSPSIKGKSYWIDTRTVEFRPDSKLEADKLYTAKFYLSKVIHVPDSMRTFIFQFRTTKQAFEVKVDNHKAYSNSNLKWEKISGTIITADVASADDVAKLFDVTQGSKKLKVTVMTGSDKKTFTFVIDSVNRDTKASVVKIKWDGKPILADNKGSYDVEIPSINDFNLFSIVASQNPEPVVSLFFSDPLLEEQDLNGLITLGNINDLKFDIEDNQIKIYPPGEVGGTQVITVYQAVKNINSKELGEKYVDSVTFEDIKPNIRLVGNGTILPSTNGLIFPFEAVNVNAVDVKIFKIYENNISQFLQVNDLDGEREMSRVGKLILKKKIQLQSAGAPVLNYGNWSRYYIDLSELIQAEQGAIYQVTLGIKKAYSTYGNCTEVDEGETDENLNSSWDESVEDEPENWYYYDYYGYYYDYDDDYYYYDWYERDDPCEDSYFRNKVVSRNVLATDIGIIAKVGSTGELHIFTTDLVAGKPMPSVSITVLDYQSQELNKAQTNSDGAAVIQLKKVPYLIVAAKDNQRAYLKMTGGSALSLSMFEVGGEAVRKGIKGFIYTERGVWRPGDSIFLVFILEDKLHKLSPETPVVFDLTNPRGQKVQHIVKTKSVNGFYDFRTATDPNALTGYWTVGIRVGGSYFSKSLKIETIKPNRLKIKLDFGSDMITQSSNGTLEAKWLHGAVARNLKADVTVVLNKTNTVFKKYSSFIFDDPAKRFYSETYKVFSDKLNEEGKAEIIPDIAVSSSAPGVLRAGFETRVFEQGGEFSVDRFSLLYYPFETYVGIKTPEGERYSSMLNTEKNYSIEFVNVNTKGSPVKSGKVQVDIYKVNWRWWWDNSGYDVADFVRSQYNEPYKTFEQGFVSGKGQFNITIPDADWGRYFIRITDLVSGHSTGKIVYFDWADWASRSREGKEGAAMLMFSADKEKYQVGDEVKLTIPSSDGARALVTIETGSKVLQSHWLNTEKEQTTFKFTVTEEMAPNVYAAVTMIQPHGQTANDLPIRLYGVIPIIVEDPNTHLRPVITMNDVLRPEENASITIKEETGKAMTYTVAIVDEGLLDLTKFTTPEPWNYFYAKEALGIKTWDLYDYVMGAYGGQLERILSIGGGDDGGDGPSKRTNRFKPMVKFFGPFALKKGASNTYTFKMPQYIGSVRVMVIAGQDGAYGNAEKTVAVRKPLMLLGTLPRVVGPGETVSLPVSVFAMEKFVKNVNVKLTTNDMFTIEDNHVKSLTFKEIGDDLVTFKLKVKEASGIGKVKINASSGKETAVYEIEIDVRNPNPEITEVIADVIKSGKSWSADYIPVGIAGTNKGVIEVSSIPPINLEKRLKYLISYPYGCIEQTTSAAFPQLFLANLMELDDSKKKSIERNIKAAINRISSFQTPSGGFSYWPGYSEADQWSSCYAGHFLLEAKDLGYNVSPTILKRWEKYQKNIAKQWTPAFSKYYEYSDVVQAYRLYTLALAKVPDLGSMNLLKEQKNLSIQARWRLAAAYQLAGHSNIAKQMVANASTIIKPYKELSFSYGCDERDRAMIVEALSLLDMRSKAAPIVNIISSRLSKDQWMSTQTTAYCLLAISKYVGSAGMSPLDFTYTLNNGTAVNKKSAKPVATIELDMKKSTQKGKLKIKNNGKVMLYARLILTGIPAAGEEKAGESNLKIEVEYKSLNGEKIDVSKLEQGTDFMAEVSITNPGLMGYYYNMALSHIFPSGWEIHNTRMDESYGRVTMSSYDYQDFRDDRVYTFFSIKSNDKKIYKVLLNASYLGRFYMPTVSCAAMYDDAIYARTKGQWVEVVPYNDKATAEK is encoded by the coding sequence ATGGACAAGAAAAAAATCATCCTCATTGGCATTATTACCTTTTTAATTGCTTTTACCATTTATCTTATCAGCAGAGCAAGTACGCAGTCTATAATAAAGGTGAACCCTGCCTTTAAAGAATATGTTGCTGCCTTTACTTCTGGAATTATTTCCACCGAATCAAGCATAAAAGTACGCATGAATTTTGATGTTGCCGATTCTTCCATGTTTGAGAAACCTACAGAGGAGGAATTGTTTGATTTTTCTCCATCCATAAAAGGAAAATCATACTGGATTGATACCCGCACAGTAGAGTTTCGCCCGGATAGCAAGCTGGAGGCCGACAAACTATATACGGCAAAATTCTACCTGTCGAAAGTCATCCATGTGCCCGACAGCATGCGTACCTTTATTTTTCAGTTTCGTACAACAAAACAAGCTTTTGAAGTAAAAGTGGACAATCACAAGGCATACAGCAACAGCAACCTGAAATGGGAAAAGATTAGCGGGACAATTATTACAGCCGATGTGGCCAGTGCAGATGATGTCGCTAAATTATTCGATGTAACACAGGGGAGTAAAAAGCTTAAAGTTACTGTCATGACGGGAAGCGACAAAAAGACTTTCACCTTTGTCATTGACAGCGTGAACCGCGATACCAAAGCCTCCGTAGTGAAAATAAAATGGGACGGCAAGCCCATACTGGCAGATAATAAAGGTTCTTATGATGTTGAAATTCCTTCTATCAATGATTTCAATCTATTTTCCATTGTGGCATCACAAAACCCCGAGCCGGTGGTCAGTTTATTTTTTTCCGACCCCCTGCTTGAGGAACAGGATTTAAACGGCCTGATAACTTTGGGAAATATCAACGACCTGAAATTTGACATTGAAGATAACCAGATAAAAATTTATCCTCCGGGGGAAGTGGGCGGAACACAAGTTATTACAGTATATCAGGCCGTGAAAAACATTAACAGTAAAGAGCTGGGTGAAAAATATGTTGACTCGGTAACATTTGAAGATATAAAGCCCAACATCCGGCTGGTTGGAAACGGGACCATACTGCCCAGCACAAACGGCCTGATATTTCCTTTTGAAGCCGTTAATGTCAACGCTGTGGATGTGAAAATATTCAAAATTTATGAAAACAACATTTCTCAATTTCTGCAGGTAAATGACCTTGATGGCGAAAGAGAAATGTCTCGTGTGGGGAAACTCATACTGAAGAAAAAAATTCAACTGCAGTCGGCAGGGGCACCCGTATTGAATTACGGCAACTGGTCCCGCTATTATATTGACCTTTCCGAACTTATTCAAGCCGAACAGGGGGCTATATACCAGGTTACACTGGGTATTAAAAAAGCCTATTCCACTTATGGCAATTGCACGGAAGTGGATGAGGGAGAAACAGATGAAAATCTTAACTCTTCTTGGGACGAAAGCGTTGAAGACGAGCCCGAAAACTGGTATTATTATGATTATTACGGCTATTATTATGATTATGATGACGACTATTATTATTACGATTGGTATGAGAGAGACGACCCTTGCGAAGACTCCTATTTCAGGAACAAAGTTGTAAGCCGCAATGTACTGGCCACAGACATAGGCATCATAGCCAAAGTGGGCAGCACCGGTGAGCTTCACATATTTACCACCGACCTAGTTGCCGGCAAACCTATGCCTTCGGTATCCATCACGGTGCTGGATTATCAGAGCCAGGAACTCAACAAGGCTCAGACCAATTCCGATGGAGCAGCAGTGATACAGCTGAAAAAAGTACCATACCTGATTGTTGCTGCAAAAGACAATCAGCGTGCTTATTTGAAAATGACGGGTGGCTCGGCCTTGTCGTTAAGCATGTTCGAGGTTGGCGGGGAAGCCGTTCGTAAGGGAATTAAAGGTTTTATATACACAGAACGGGGGGTTTGGCGGCCTGGGGACTCCATTTTCCTGGTTTTTATCCTTGAAGACAAACTGCACAAACTATCGCCAGAAACTCCTGTGGTATTTGACCTTACCAACCCGCGCGGACAAAAGGTACAGCATATCGTGAAAACAAAATCTGTGAACGGCTTTTATGATTTCCGCACCGCCACAGACCCCAATGCGCTTACAGGTTACTGGACAGTGGGCATTCGTGTGGGAGGCTCTTATTTCAGCAAATCCTTGAAAATAGAAACCATAAAACCCAACCGCCTGAAGATAAAACTGGATTTTGGCTCGGATATGATAACCCAGTCTTCCAATGGTACGCTGGAGGCCAAATGGCTCCATGGAGCTGTTGCCCGCAACCTGAAAGCCGATGTAACCGTGGTGCTGAATAAGACCAATACCGTATTTAAAAAATATTCAAGCTTTATTTTTGACGACCCTGCAAAAAGATTTTATTCGGAAACCTATAAGGTTTTTAGCGACAAATTGAACGAGGAAGGTAAGGCTGAGATAATCCCGGACATTGCTGTTTCGAGTTCTGCGCCGGGGGTACTGCGTGCCGGTTTTGAAACCAGGGTGTTTGAACAGGGCGGCGAATTCAGCGTGGACAGGTTTTCATTATTGTATTATCCCTTTGAAACGTATGTGGGAATAAAAACCCCCGAGGGAGAACGCTATTCTTCCATGCTGAATACGGAAAAGAATTATTCCATAGAATTTGTCAATGTGAATACCAAGGGCAGCCCTGTGAAATCGGGCAAGGTACAGGTGGATATCTATAAAGTGAATTGGCGTTGGTGGTGGGACAACTCGGGCTATGATGTAGCAGATTTTGTTCGCAGCCAGTATAATGAACCTTACAAAACATTTGAGCAGGGTTTTGTGAGTGGCAAAGGGCAGTTTAATATTACCATCCCCGATGCTGACTGGGGCCGTTACTTTATCAGAATCACCGACCTTGTCAGCGGGCACAGTACAGGAAAAATTGTGTATTTCGATTGGGCTGACTGGGCAAGCCGTTCCCGTGAAGGCAAAGAAGGCGCCGCCATGCTGATGTTCTCCGCAGATAAAGAAAAATACCAGGTGGGCGATGAAGTAAAACTGACCATACCTTCAAGCGATGGAGCCCGCGCATTAGTTACCATAGAAACAGGAAGCAAAGTGCTGCAGTCACACTGGCTGAACACTGAAAAGGAACAAACAACTTTTAAGTTTACTGTTACAGAAGAAATGGCTCCTAATGTTTATGCCGCAGTTACTATGATACAACCTCACGGCCAGACTGCAAACGATTTGCCCATCAGGCTTTATGGTGTTATTCCAATCATAGTCGAAGACCCCAATACACATCTGCGGCCTGTAATCACCATGAACGATGTACTGCGCCCGGAAGAAAATGCCAGCATAACGATTAAAGAAGAAACAGGAAAAGCCATGACCTATACGGTGGCTATTGTGGATGAAGGATTGCTGGACCTTACAAAATTCACAACACCTGAGCCATGGAATTATTTTTATGCCAAAGAAGCCTTAGGAATAAAAACCTGGGATTTGTATGACTATGTTATGGGAGCTTATGGTGGGCAGCTGGAACGCATTCTAAGCATAGGAGGTGGTGACGACGGTGGCGATGGCCCCTCAAAACGCACCAATCGCTTCAAACCCATGGTGAAGTTCTTTGGGCCTTTTGCCCTGAAGAAAGGCGCTTCCAACACCTATACGTTCAAGATGCCCCAGTATATAGGCTCGGTGCGTGTGATGGTCATTGCCGGACAAGATGGCGCATATGGCAATGCCGAAAAAACTGTGGCGGTCCGCAAGCCGCTGATGCTGCTCGGGACACTGCCGCGCGTGGTAGGACCCGGAGAAACAGTGAGCCTGCCGGTAAGCGTGTTTGCTATGGAGAAATTTGTAAAAAATGTAAACGTTAAACTGACAACCAATGATATGTTTACCATAGAAGACAATCATGTGAAATCCTTGACATTTAAGGAAATTGGCGATGACCTTGTTACATTTAAGTTGAAGGTAAAAGAAGCTTCAGGAATTGGTAAGGTTAAAATAAATGCCAGCAGCGGAAAGGAAACAGCCGTCTATGAGATAGAAATTGATGTGCGCAATCCCAACCCGGAAATAACAGAGGTAATTGCCGATGTCATAAAAAGCGGCAAATCATGGAGCGCCGATTATATACCTGTCGGCATTGCCGGAACAAATAAGGGCGTTATAGAGGTGTCGTCCATACCGCCTATTAACCTTGAAAAAAGACTTAAGTACCTTATTTCATATCCCTATGGCTGCATAGAACAAACTACTTCAGCAGCTTTTCCACAGTTGTTTCTTGCCAACCTGATGGAGCTTGACGATAGTAAGAAAAAAAGTATAGAACGCAACATCAAGGCTGCTATAAACCGCATCAGCTCATTTCAGACTCCTTCCGGAGGGTTTTCTTACTGGCCGGGCTACAGCGAAGCAGACCAATGGTCCAGCTGCTATGCAGGGCATTTTCTGCTCGAAGCGAAGGATTTAGGTTATAATGTTTCTCCAACAATATTGAAAAGATGGGAAAAATATCAAAAAAATATTGCCAAACAATGGACTCCTGCGTTTTCGAAATATTATGAATATTCCGACGTAGTGCAGGCTTACCGTCTTTATACCCTGGCACTGGCTAAAGTCCCGGATTTAGGCTCAATGAACCTGCTGAAAGAACAAAAAAACCTCAGCATACAGGCACGCTGGCGGTTGGCAGCAGCATACCAGTTGGCAGGCCATAGCAACATAGCAAAACAAATGGTGGCGAATGCATCCACCATAATTAAACCTTATAAAGAACTTAGTTTTAGCTATGGTTGTGACGAACGTGACCGTGCCATGATTGTGGAAGCCTTGTCGTTACTTGATATGAGAAGTAAAGCGGCGCCCATTGTGAATATCATCTCATCGCGCCTTAGCAAAGACCAATGGATGAGTACCCAGACAACAGCTTACTGCCTGCTGGCTATTTCCAAATACGTGGGCAGCGCCGGAATGAGCCCTCTGGACTTCACCTATACCCTGAATAATGGCACTGCGGTGAATAAAAAATCTGCCAAGCCTGTGGCAACTATTGAGCTGGATATGAAAAAATCAACGCAAAAAGGCAAGCTGAAAATAAAAAATAACGGCAAGGTTATGTTGTATGCCAGGCTCATACTCACCGGTATTCCTGCGGCAGGAGAAGAAAAAGCCGGCGAAAGCAACCTGAAAATTGAAGTAGAATATAAGAGCCTAAATGGTGAAAAGATAGATGTAAGCAAACTGGAACAGGGGACTGATTTTATGGCTGAAGTAAGCATAACCAACCCCGGGTTGATGGGATATTATTATAATATGGCTTTGTCACACATCTTCCCGTCGGGATGGGAGATACACAACACACGCATGGATGAATCATACGGGCGTGTAACGATGTCATCGTATGACTATCAGGATTTCCGCGACGACAGGGTTTATACCTTTTTCAGCATAAAGAGCAATGATAAGAAGATTTACAAGGTGCTGCTCAACGCCAGTTACCTTGGGCGTTTTTATATGCCGACAGTAAGTTGCGCCGCCATGTATGACGATGCCATTTACGCACGTACCAAAGGACAATGGGTGGAGGTGGTGCCTTATAATGATAAGGCGACGGCAGAAAAATGA
- the rfbA gene encoding glucose-1-phosphate thymidylyltransferase RfbA, translating into MKGIILAGGSGTRLYPLTIAMSKQMMPIYDKPMIYYPLSVLMMAGISEILIISTPYDLPNFEKLLGDGRELGCNFTYAVQEVPNGLAQAFIIGEEFIGKEKVAMILGDNIFYGAGLQKLLQENNNPEGGVVFAYHVTDPQRYGVVEFDKKLKAISIEEKPKNPKSNFAVPGLYFYDNHVIEIAKKIKPSKRGEYEITDINKYYLEQNNLKVAILTRGTAWLDTGTFASLLQASQFVQVIEDRQGLKIGCIEEVAYRLGFINVSQLKVLAEKYIKSGYGEYLMSII; encoded by the coding sequence ATGAAAGGAATAATTCTGGCAGGCGGCTCCGGGACTCGCTTATATCCACTTACCATTGCCATGAGTAAGCAGATGATGCCGATATACGACAAACCCATGATTTATTACCCATTGTCGGTGCTGATGATGGCAGGTATTTCAGAGATTCTTATTATTTCCACCCCGTACGACCTTCCGAATTTTGAAAAGTTGTTAGGAGACGGACGTGAATTGGGATGCAATTTTACTTATGCGGTTCAGGAAGTCCCGAACGGGCTGGCACAGGCATTTATCATCGGCGAAGAATTTATCGGGAAAGAAAAGGTTGCCATGATACTGGGTGATAATATTTTTTACGGTGCAGGCTTGCAGAAGTTATTACAGGAGAACAACAACCCCGAAGGAGGTGTTGTGTTTGCCTATCATGTTACCGATCCTCAACGTTACGGTGTCGTGGAATTTGATAAAAAACTCAAAGCCATTTCCATAGAGGAAAAACCTAAAAACCCCAAATCAAACTTTGCCGTTCCGGGATTATATTTTTATGATAACCATGTTATCGAAATTGCAAAAAAAATAAAACCCAGCAAGAGGGGGGAATATGAGATAACCGATATTAATAAATATTATCTTGAACAAAACAATCTTAAAGTTGCCATATTAACTAGGGGTACTGCCTGGCTTGATACCGGTACTTTTGCTTCATTACTGCAGGCTTCACAATTTGTTCAGGTTATTGAAGACAGGCAGGGGCTGAAGATAGGGTGTATAGAAGAAGTGGCATATCGTTTGGGGTTTATCAATGTTTCACAACTCAAGGTTTTGGCTGAGAAATATATCAAATCGGGTTATGGCGAATACCTAATGTCTATAATATAA
- a CDS encoding NAD-dependent epimerase/dehydratase family protein, giving the protein MRTILITGGAGFIGSCLAEKLIGDPENYVVLIDNLSTGELSKLPKMPQKNWRFIKCDVNDYEDISAVMLAFPFEYIFHYAAVVGVQRTQLNPVNVLNDIKGIHHILTLSKNTSVKRVYFSSSSEVYGEPVDLPQNEYTTPLNSRVPYAVVKNVGEAYLKSYKKEFGLDYTIFRFFNTYGPKQSKDFVMSRFIGLALKNQNISIYGDGSQSRTFCYIDDNVEACYNSYMNTVLKNNNSNEIINIGNDIEISILDLANRIIAMTNSSSKIIYKPPLEEGDMNRRLPDITKMKKLLGRPLLSIEEGIRKIIKMPELLK; this is encoded by the coding sequence ATGAGAACAATATTAATTACTGGCGGTGCAGGATTTATAGGAAGCTGCCTAGCGGAAAAGCTTATCGGTGATCCCGAAAATTACGTAGTGCTGATTGACAACCTATCCACAGGCGAGTTGTCCAAACTGCCAAAGATGCCTCAGAAAAACTGGCGTTTCATCAAATGCGATGTTAATGACTATGAAGACATTTCCGCAGTGATGCTTGCTTTTCCTTTTGAATATATTTTTCATTATGCTGCTGTCGTAGGTGTGCAACGCACTCAGCTGAACCCAGTAAATGTCCTTAACGACATCAAGGGTATTCATCATATCCTGACTTTAAGCAAAAATACCTCTGTGAAACGTGTTTATTTTTCGTCTTCATCCGAAGTATATGGCGAACCTGTTGACCTACCGCAGAATGAATATACAACTCCGCTTAATTCACGTGTGCCTTATGCTGTTGTTAAAAATGTCGGAGAAGCATATCTGAAATCCTATAAAAAAGAATTCGGGCTTGATTACACTATTTTCCGCTTCTTTAATACTTACGGACCCAAACAAAGCAAGGATTTTGTCATGTCGCGCTTTATTGGCCTGGCGTTAAAAAATCAAAATATTTCCATTTACGGCGATGGCAGTCAATCGCGCACCTTCTGTTATATTGACGATAACGTTGAGGCCTGTTACAACAGCTATATGAATACTGTACTTAAAAATAACAACTCCAACGAAATAATCAATATCGGAAACGATATAGAAATTTCGATATTAGACCTTGCAAATAGAATTATTGCAATGACAAATTCGTCTTCCAAAATAATTTATAAACCACCTCTTGAAGAAGGCGACATGAACAGAAGGCTACCTGATATTACAAAAATGAAAAAACTCCTGGGCAGGCCTTTGTTGTCTATAGAGGAGGGTATTAGAAAAATTATTAAGATGCCTGAACTCCTGAAATAA
- the frr gene encoding ribosome recycling factor, producing MSEELDFVLEETAESMQIAITHLERELQKIRTGKSSAQMLDCIKIDYYGVMTPLEQVSNINTPDPKQIIVQPWDKNMLPVIEKAIMAANLGFNPKNDGEILRIIVPPLTEERRKELAKKAKAEGENAKVAIRNIRRTSNESLKKLEKEGVPEDAVKKAESKIQELTDNFIDRIDKLLAQKEKDIMTV from the coding sequence ATGTCAGAGGAATTAGATTTTGTTCTTGAAGAAACTGCCGAAAGTATGCAGATTGCAATAACTCATCTGGAGCGGGAACTACAAAAAATACGCACCGGAAAATCAAGTGCACAAATGCTCGACTGTATCAAAATTGATTATTATGGCGTGATGACACCCCTGGAACAGGTTTCAAACATCAACACCCCCGACCCGAAACAAATCATTGTACAACCCTGGGACAAAAATATGCTGCCGGTGATTGAAAAAGCTATTATGGCTGCCAACTTGGGATTCAATCCAAAAAACGACGGGGAAATACTACGAATTATTGTTCCTCCGCTGACAGAAGAACGGCGTAAAGAACTTGCAAAAAAAGCCAAAGCTGAAGGCGAAAATGCAAAAGTAGCCATCCGAAACATACGCCGTACTTCAAACGAATCACTGAAAAAACTGGAAAAAGAAGGTGTGCCTGAAGATGCTGTAAAAAAAGCAGAAAGTAAAATCCAGGAATTAACGGACAATTTTATTGATAGAATTGATAAACTATTGGCTCAGAAAGAAAAAGATATTATGACGGTATAG
- the pyrH gene encoding UMP kinase, producing the protein MKYKRILLKLSGEALTGEKSYGLSASSIVFFMEEIRKALEKQVQIAVVIGGGNIFRGLKGNNMNISRVHGDYMGMLATVINGLALQSAFENAGIKCKLLSGLQINPVCELTSSSRICKHLEKGEVVIIAGGTGNPFFTTDTAAVLRALEINADVILKGTRVNGIYDSDPEKNPLAKQYKQLSFDEALEKNLEVMDMTAFALCRDNNMPLVVFNMNVKDNLLKIIQGKTVGTYVTKK; encoded by the coding sequence ATGAAATATAAAAGAATATTATTGAAATTAAGCGGCGAAGCATTGACGGGAGAGAAATCCTATGGGTTGAGTGCATCAAGTATAGTTTTTTTTATGGAAGAAATCCGTAAAGCGCTAGAAAAACAAGTCCAGATAGCTGTTGTTATCGGGGGAGGAAATATCTTCAGGGGACTGAAAGGCAATAATATGAACATCAGCCGCGTGCATGGCGATTATATGGGCATGCTTGCTACTGTCATAAACGGTTTGGCGCTTCAGTCGGCCTTTGAAAATGCAGGAATAAAATGCAAACTGCTTTCCGGGCTTCAAATAAATCCTGTATGTGAACTTACCAGTAGCAGCAGAATTTGTAAACATCTGGAAAAAGGAGAAGTGGTGATTATTGCAGGAGGCACAGGAAACCCTTTTTTCACTACAGACACGGCTGCAGTGCTCCGCGCACTCGAAATCAATGCCGATGTGATACTTAAAGGCACCAGGGTAAACGGAATCTATGATTCAGACCCTGAGAAAAATCCTTTGGCCAAACAATACAAACAACTCAGCTTTGATGAAGCCCTGGAAAAAAACCTTGAAGTGATGGACATGACTGCTTTTGCTCTCTGCAGAGATAACAATATGCCCCTGGTGGTTTTTAATATGAATGTGAAAGATAACTTGCTGAAAATTATTCAAGGTAAAACTGTGGGCACCTATGTTACAAAAAAATAA
- the tsf gene encoding translation elongation factor Ts, with protein MANITAADVNKLRKATGAGMMDCKNALVETDGDFEKAIDYLRKKGQKVANKRSDRETNEGIVIAKTSDSQNFGIVVMLNCETDFVAKNQEFTDIAKAISEVALDKKPNTIEELKALSFNNRTVAEHISDYMGKTGEKIELGDYQFVNAPKVSIYNHNGDKLSAIVGFNKNNVNEIDILGKDVVMQIAAMNPIALDKDNVAPEIIEHEMEIGKEQARQEGKPEDMLEKIAMGKLNKFFKENTLLNQEFIKDNKKTVSQYLSDHDKELKIVDFKRVSVR; from the coding sequence ATGGCAAATATAACAGCAGCCGATGTCAATAAATTGAGAAAAGCAACCGGCGCAGGTATGATGGACTGTAAAAACGCTCTCGTAGAAACTGATGGAGATTTTGAAAAAGCCATTGACTATCTTCGCAAGAAAGGACAAAAAGTTGCCAACAAACGCTCAGACCGTGAAACTAACGAAGGCATCGTCATTGCAAAAACTTCCGATTCGCAGAATTTCGGTATCGTTGTGATGCTGAATTGCGAAACGGATTTTGTGGCAAAAAACCAGGAGTTCACCGATATAGCCAAAGCTATTTCAGAAGTGGCGCTGGACAAGAAACCCAACACTATCGAAGAATTAAAAGCCTTGAGTTTCAACAATCGCACCGTGGCAGAGCACATCAGCGATTACATGGGAAAAACAGGTGAAAAAATAGAGCTCGGCGACTACCAGTTTGTTAATGCCCCTAAAGTATCCATATATAATCATAACGGAGATAAACTTTCGGCTATTGTCGGATTCAATAAAAACAATGTTAACGAAATTGACATACTGGGAAAAGATGTCGTGATGCAAATCGCCGCCATGAATCCCATTGCACTTGACAAAGACAATGTAGCTCCTGAGATTATTGAGCATGAAATGGAAATAGGAAAAGAACAGGCTCGCCAGGAAGGCAAACCCGAAGACATGCTCGAAAAAATTGCCATGGGGAAACTCAATAAATTTTTTAAAGAAAACACCCTTTTAAATCAGGAATTTATTAAAGACAATAAAAAAACCGTCAGCCAATATTTGTCGGATCATGACAAAGAACTGAAAATAGTGGACTTCAAAAGAGTGTCGGTAAGATAA
- the rpsB gene encoding 30S ribosomal protein S2, translating to MNKLSFEELLDAGVHFGHLKRKWNPAMAPYIFMERNGIHIIDLYKTIAKAEEAAAALNQIAKSGKKILFVATKKQAKEIVAELVKRVGMPYVTERWPGGMLTNFATIRKAVRKMASIDKMKNDNTFVKISKRERLQIIRERAKLEKNLGSIADLTRLPSAIFIVDILKEKIAVNEAKKLNIPTFAIVDTNSNPNEVDYPIPANDDASKSITLILSMMISAIEEGIAERKVTKDKQEEEEETDEIIIEKASLKTIEEQEEEEEAKKLKKAALKKDIGTKAPETEDKEAGNDIKKVRKPMDKNVKKPAPGKKNISKK from the coding sequence ATGAATAAATTATCATTTGAAGAACTTCTGGATGCCGGAGTACACTTTGGCCATCTGAAAAGAAAGTGGAATCCGGCCATGGCTCCTTATATTTTTATGGAGCGCAACGGCATCCACATCATTGACCTTTACAAAACCATCGCCAAAGCGGAAGAAGCTGCAGCTGCTTTAAATCAAATTGCAAAGTCAGGAAAAAAGATTTTATTTGTCGCCACTAAAAAACAGGCTAAAGAAATCGTTGCCGAGCTAGTAAAAAGAGTTGGAATGCCATATGTTACCGAACGCTGGCCGGGGGGTATGCTCACAAATTTTGCCACCATCCGCAAAGCCGTAAGGAAAATGGCTTCCATCGACAAAATGAAAAACGACAATACCTTTGTAAAAATTTCAAAGCGTGAACGCCTGCAAATCATCCGCGAACGTGCTAAACTTGAAAAAAACTTAGGCAGCATCGCCGACCTGACACGACTTCCATCTGCCATCTTCATTGTTGACATTCTGAAAGAAAAAATAGCTGTTAATGAAGCAAAAAAATTGAACATCCCAACTTTTGCCATTGTGGATACTAATTCTAACCCCAACGAGGTGGATTATCCTATACCAGCGAATGACGATGCTTCCAAATCCATCACACTCATTCTTTCTATGATGATTTCCGCTATTGAAGAAGGGATTGCCGAACGTAAGGTTACCAAAGACAAACAGGAAGAGGAAGAAGAAACGGATGAAATCATCATCGAAAAAGCCAGCCTGAAAACCATTGAAGAACAGGAAGAAGAAGAAGAAGCTAAAAAACTTAAGAAAGCTGCTTTAAAAAAAGACATTGGGACTAAAGCTCCAGAAACTGAAGACAAAGAGGCCGGCAATGATATTAAGAAAGTCCGGAAACCTATGGATAAAAATGTTAAAAAACCGGCACCGGGAAAGAAAAACATCTCAAAAAAATAA
- the rpsI gene encoding 30S ribosomal protein S9, producing MEVIHTIGRRKTAVARVFFKEGSGNILVNKKDFKEYFPTPTLQYVVKQPLDLTSTSDKYDLQVTISGGGTKGQAEALSLAISRGLCKLNEENRTILKPKLLLRRDPRMVERKKPGQKKARKRFQFSKR from the coding sequence ATGGAAGTAATTCACACCATAGGAAGAAGAAAAACAGCCGTTGCGCGTGTATTTTTCAAAGAAGGAAGTGGAAATATACTCGTTAACAAAAAAGATTTCAAAGAATACTTTCCAACACCTACCTTACAATATGTTGTTAAACAACCTCTTGACCTTACAAGCACATCCGACAAATACGATCTGCAGGTTACCATTTCCGGAGGAGGGACGAAAGGGCAGGCAGAAGCATTGTCGCTGGCCATTTCCAGAGGCTTATGCAAATTAAATGAAGAAAACCGCACTATATTAAAACCCAAACTCTTGCTTCGCAGAGACCCCAGAATGGTTGAACGCAAAAAACCCGGACAGAAAAAAGCAAGAAAAAGATTCCAGTTCAGCAAACGTTAG